The Peromyscus eremicus chromosome 11, PerEre_H2_v1, whole genome shotgun sequence genome includes a window with the following:
- the Rimoc1 gene encoding RAB7A-interacting MON1-CCZ1 complex subunit 1 isoform X2, producing MAAAVSGVVRRVEELGDLAQAHIQHLSEAAGEDDHFLIRASAALEKLKLLCGEEKECSNPSNLLELYTQAILDMTYFEENKLVDEDFPEDSSPQKVKELLSFLSEPEILVKENNMHPKLCDLLGDELLECLSWRRGALLYMYCHSLTKRREWLLRKSNLLQKMLNYRCPIQLNEGVSFQDLDTAKLLSTGIFSDIHVLAMMYSGEMCYWGLKHCPDPQSENPEVDTDAFGASCTTHKEPLDFREVGEKILKKYVSVCEGPLKAQEWNTANAKQILSFFQQRCS from the exons ATGGCGGCCGCGGTGTCCGGTGTGGTGAGGCGGGTGGAAGAGCTCGGGGACCTGGCTCAGGCCCACATACAGCACCTTAGCGAAGCCGCGGGGGAAGACG ATCACTTTTTAATTCGGGCCTCTGCAGCTCTAGAAAAATTGAAACTCTTGtgtggagaagagaaagaatgttCAAATCCATCCAATCTTTTGGAACTGTACACACAG GCCATATTGGACATGACATATTTTGAGGAGAATAAACTAGTAGATGAAGATTTTCCTGAAGACTCTTCTCCCCAGAAAGTAAAAGAGCTCCTCAGTTTCCTTTCAGAACCAGAAATTTTAGTTAAAGAAAACAATATGCATCCCAAA cTATGTGATTTGCTTGGGGATGAGCTACTGGAATGCCTCTCTTGGAGACGAGGAGCCCTGTTATATATGTATTGTCATTCTCTAACTAAGAGAAGGGAGTGGCTCTTGAGAAAATCTAACTTGCTTCAGAAG ATGCTAAATTATCGATGCCCTATCCAGTTAAATGAAGGTGTTTCTTTCCAAGACCTAGACACAGCTAAATTACTAAGTACAG GAATATTTAGTGATATTCATGTGCTGGCTATGATGTACAGTGGAGAAATGTGCTACTGGGGATTAAAGCATTGCCCAGATCCACAGTCAGAAAATCCTGAAGTTGATACTGATGCTTTTGGAGCAAGCTGCACCACACACAAAGAACCTTTGGATTTCCGAGAAGTAGGAGAAAAAATTCTGAAGAAGTATGTGTCGGTGTGTGAAGGACCTCTGAAAGCGCAGGAGTGGAACACAGCGAATGCAAAGCAGATCCTCAGCTTCTTTCAGCAGCGCTGTAGCTAG
- the Rimoc1 gene encoding RAB7A-interacting MON1-CCZ1 complex subunit 1 isoform X1: MAAAVSGVVRRVEELGDLAQAHIQHLSEAAGEDDHFLIRASAALEKLKLLCGEEKECSNPSNLLELYTQAILDMTYFEENKLVDEDFPEDSSPQKVKELLSFLSEPEILVKENNMHPKLCDLLGDELLECLSWRRGALLYMYCHSLTKRREWLLRKSNLLQKYLVDGINYLLQMLNYRCPIQLNEGVSFQDLDTAKLLSTGIFSDIHVLAMMYSGEMCYWGLKHCPDPQSENPEVDTDAFGASCTTHKEPLDFREVGEKILKKYVSVCEGPLKAQEWNTANAKQILSFFQQRCS; this comes from the exons ATGGCGGCCGCGGTGTCCGGTGTGGTGAGGCGGGTGGAAGAGCTCGGGGACCTGGCTCAGGCCCACATACAGCACCTTAGCGAAGCCGCGGGGGAAGACG ATCACTTTTTAATTCGGGCCTCTGCAGCTCTAGAAAAATTGAAACTCTTGtgtggagaagagaaagaatgttCAAATCCATCCAATCTTTTGGAACTGTACACACAG GCCATATTGGACATGACATATTTTGAGGAGAATAAACTAGTAGATGAAGATTTTCCTGAAGACTCTTCTCCCCAGAAAGTAAAAGAGCTCCTCAGTTTCCTTTCAGAACCAGAAATTTTAGTTAAAGAAAACAATATGCATCCCAAA cTATGTGATTTGCTTGGGGATGAGCTACTGGAATGCCTCTCTTGGAGACGAGGAGCCCTGTTATATATGTATTGTCATTCTCTAACTAAGAGAAGGGAGTGGCTCTTGAGAAAATCTAACTTGCTTCAGAAG TACCTTGTTGATGGGATCAATTACTTGCTGCAGATGCTAAATTATCGATGCCCTATCCAGTTAAATGAAGGTGTTTCTTTCCAAGACCTAGACACAGCTAAATTACTAAGTACAG GAATATTTAGTGATATTCATGTGCTGGCTATGATGTACAGTGGAGAAATGTGCTACTGGGGATTAAAGCATTGCCCAGATCCACAGTCAGAAAATCCTGAAGTTGATACTGATGCTTTTGGAGCAAGCTGCACCACACACAAAGAACCTTTGGATTTCCGAGAAGTAGGAGAAAAAATTCTGAAGAAGTATGTGTCGGTGTGTGAAGGACCTCTGAAAGCGCAGGAGTGGAACACAGCGAATGCAAAGCAGATCCTCAGCTTCTTTCAGCAGCGCTGTAGCTAG